A part of Myxococcales bacterium genomic DNA contains:
- a CDS encoding recombinase family protein, translating into MLIGYMRVSKADGSQKLDLQRDALINAGVEEKNIYSDEASGKLDERLGLNGALKALRKGDVLVVWRLDRLGRSLKHLVNTVHELTEQGIGFKVLSGHGSAVDTTTSSGKLVFGIFAALAEFERELISERTKAGLESARVRGRKGGAPFRMTSAKLRLAQAAMGKVETKVGELCKELSISRQTLYRHVSPQGELRSDGIKLIEQQN; encoded by the coding sequence GATGCGTTGATTAATGCTGGTGTCGAAGAAAAAAATATTTATAGCGATGAAGCATCAGGCAAGCTTGATGAACGATTGGGGCTCAATGGCGCATTAAAGGCTTTGCGTAAAGGCGACGTATTGGTTGTTTGGCGACTTGATAGACTGGGTCGTTCCTTAAAGCATCTGGTTAATACGGTGCACGAGCTAACCGAGCAAGGTATAGGTTTTAAAGTGTTATCAGGCCATGGATCAGCTGTTGATACGACGACTTCTTCAGGAAAATTGGTCTTTGGTATTTTTGCCGCGTTGGCAGAATTTGAACGAGAGCTAATCTCTGAACGTACCAAAGCGGGTCTTGAGTCAGCCCGAGTCCGGGGGCGAAAGGGTGGAGCCCCGTTTAGGATGACATCCGCAAAGCTTCGTCTAGCTCAGGCAGCTATGGGTAAGGTTGAAACAAAGGTTGGCGAACTTTGTAAAGAGCTATCTATCAGCCGTCAGACGCTTTATAGGCATGTTTCTCCCCAGGGCGAACTTAGAAGTGATGGAATAAAACTAATTGAGCAACAGAATTAG